In Chanodichthys erythropterus isolate Z2021 chromosome 11, ASM2448905v1, whole genome shotgun sequence, a single window of DNA contains:
- the dync2i1 gene encoding cytoplasmic dynein 2 intermediate chain 1 isoform X3, with protein sequence MYPVKAHNEDSRRKSKREEEHRKHRNGESLDRRQRDPDQDAMREKEKRRHGESTREESKHRNPDRDRNQDIKREDVREDRYKERRRERDKALDFNRHGDGDEEERKRHDRGEKENSERRKDRDKDRDIDMYKHGDREREKDRDRDRKRSERDRERKSETDRRKEEKREGGKEEKERDKERERERRERHRARESDRNRHEYEEKQREGERREKRSDKENFGHTEREHRRDREDREKRTRDKESHVTNTSHSQEGERHHQERKESKDYFHGIKGGDREKAREREERDRKRERRHKEASDYKSERSERERKEKNSSGHEMNERIIKDKEEPTKRPQVTWSSIQAEMSDPKIPVENEDTEKDKQSGKNYHNDDYDEDFEDYEEDFEDVGEEEDDKSEEEKAEDDKKVREEKRELSPRRREEIEAIQRAIDEENERIYSARSKPTNIESAITQRERHSNRSQTHGKIIDFVSAKQREISQKVAKKQKKRSEELLRLIDLDFSITFSLLDLPPVNEYDMYIKTFGTADTKQAYVQCNEDNTDRDIQTEELDMTDKWTQHPPEAKAACGGSKVSQDTSVEATARITDSQHLTTFLRSAAQVMAVLIEENMAESNSVRRLRSQTDALSFSDGCIQLNAKLPFLHGRQVSLLQFSQVQRQTLLSVHPPPSKTSAVQLDSETVICVWNIWEPSRPQKILLYESEVRCCCFSPGKVTLVFAGTAVGSVVVWDLREHSGTHCNLVVSKEVWTLRYPTFSTDAVLSGVGHLSPVVSVEPVLATADTSSKSTLTADIEESLGLSFQLGSLDENGVLTLWVVVELPKGNDSGSQTDLGLRPGGKVKLLHSSSLQTTERLPQEIIMGFGSPVSLQLKFLPSDSNHYFIGTNMGLVRHGTRHSLKVLPKFYRSQFDSCRPVEVTTLDFSPFGEPLFLVGCSDGTVRLHSVLREDPLMEWSECSSGAPIMSVQWSQTRPAVFCVLDAASDLLIWDLTEKDYVPVITENIHNDRVTAMAVFGEPAKQNTFSGIALAKQSGKVEIQYFKKSLTVPSASDKEKLNSVLHDAFLI encoded by the exons ATGTACCCTGTGAAG GCACACAATGAGGACAGCAGAAGAAAATCCAAACGTGAAGAGGAGCACAGGAAACACAGGAATGGAGAATCTCTGGATCGGCGACAAAGAGACCCTGATCAAGACgcaatgagagagaaagaaaaacggAGACACGGAGAAAGCACAAGAGAGGAGAGTAAACACAGAAATCCAGACAGGGACAGAAACCAGGATATCAAGAGGGAAGACGTCAGGGAGGATAGATATaaagagagaaggagagagagagataaggCATTAGATTTCAACAGACACGGAGATGGAGATGAAGAAGAACGAAAAAGACATGATCGAGGTGagaaggaaaacagcgaaagaCGGAAGGATAGAGATAAAGACAGGGACATAGATATGTACAAACATGGGGACAGGGAAAGAGAAAAAGATAGGGATAGGGATAGAAAGAGGTCTGAGAGAGATAGGGAAAGAAAAAGTGAAACGGATAGAAGGAAAGAGGAGAAAAGAGAAGGAGGAAAagaagagaaggagagagacaAAGAAAGAGAACGAGAGAGAAGAGAAAGACACAGAGCAAGAGAAAGTGACCGAAATCGACATGAATATGAGGAAAAACAGAGAGAAGGAGAAAGGCGAGAGAAACGCAGTGATAAAGAAAACTTTGGACACACAGAAAGAG AACACAGGAGAGATAGAGAAGATAGAGAGAAGAGAACAAGGGATAAAGAAAGCCAT GTGACAAACACAAGTCACTCTCAAGAAGGTGAACGGCATCACCAGGAGCGGAAAGAATCAAAGGATTATTTCCATGGCATCAAAGGTGGGGATAGGGAAAAGGCCAGAGAGAgggaagagagagacagaaagcgtGAAAGAAGGCACAAGGAGGCTTCAGACTACAAGAGTGAAAGGAGTGAAAGAGAGcggaaagaaaaaaattcatcAGGACATGAAATGAATGAAAGGATAATTAAAGACAAAGAG GAACCGACCAAGAGACCTCAGGTAACATGGAGCTCTATTCAAGCTGAAATGAGTGATCCAAAAATCCCT GTGGAGAATGAAGATACTGAAAAGGACAAACAATCAGGCAAAAATTATCATAATGATGATTATGATGAGGATTTTGAG GATTATGAGGAAGACTTTGAGGATGTAGGTGAAGAAGAGGATGATAAGAGCGAGGAGGAGAAAGCGGAAGATGACAAGAAAGTGAGAGAAGAGAAGAGGGAGCTGAGCCCcaggagaagagaagagattgaaGCCATCCAGAGAGCCATTGATGAGGAAAATGAGAGAATCTACTCTGCAAGATCAAAGCCCACAAACATAGAGTCAGCTATCACCCAGAGAG AAAGACACTCTAACAGAAGTCAAACGCATggcaaaattattgattttgtATCAGCAAAGCAGCGAGAGATCAGCCAGAAAGTGGCCAAGAAACAGAA GAAGCGCAGTGAGGAACTTCTGCGTCTGATTGATTTAGACTTCTCCATCACCTTCTCTCTGCTGGACCTGCCTCCTGTCAATGAGTATGACATGTACATCAAGACCTTTGGAACAGCTGATACAAAACAG GCTTATGTGCAGTGCAATGAAGACAACACTGATCGAGATATACAAACAGAAGAACTTGACATGACAGACAAATGGACACAGCACCCACCAGAAGCAAAGGCAGCATGCGGAG GTTCTAAGGTGTCTCAAGACACATCAGTGGAAGCCACTGCAAGAATAACTGATTCTCAACATCTGACTACTTTTTTACGCTCTGCTGCACAG GTGATGGCTGTTTTGATAGAGGAGAATATGGCAGAGAGTAATTCTGTCAGAAGACTTCGCTCTCAAACAGATGCGCTGTCCTTCAGTGATGGCTGCATTCAACTCAATGCCAAACTCCCCTTTTTGCATG GTCGTCAGGTGAGTCTGCTGCAGTTCTCTCAAGTCCAAAGACAGACTCTTCTGTCTGTTCATCCTCCTCCTTCCAAAACCAGTGCTGTTCAGCTTGACAGCGAGACGGTCATCTGTGTGTGGAACATCTGGGAGCCATCCAGACCccaaaaaattcttctttatgAATCTGAG GTGAGGTGTTGTTGTTTCAGTCCTGGTAAAGTTACATTAGTGTTTGCTGGTACAGCAGTGGGTTCAGTGGTGGTATGGGATCTCAGAGAACATTCTGGCACTCACTGCAACTTGGTGGTTAGCAAGGAGGTGTGGACACTACGCTACCCAACCTTCTCTACGG ATGCTGTACTTTCAGGGGTGGGTCATCTCTCTCCTGTGGTGTCTGTTGAACCTGTACTGGCAACTGCTGATACAAGTTCAAAGAGCACGCTAACTGCAGACATAGAAG AGTCTCTGGGACTGTCATTCCAGTTAGGATCATTGGATGAAAATGGGGTGTTAACTCTCTGG GTTGTGGTCGAGCTGCCCAAAGGAAATGATTCTGGATCTCAAACAGACCTAG GTCTTAGGCCTGGTGGTAAAGTTAAATTACTCCACAGCTCCTCTCTACAGACCACTGAGAGATTACCTCAAGAAATTATAATGGGATTTGGATCTCCTGTGAGCCTTCAGTTAAAGTTCCTCCCTTCTGACTCGAATCACTACTTCATTGGTACTAACATG GGTCTGGTTAGACATGGTACGAGGCATAGCTTGAAAGTTCTTCCAAAGTTCTACAGATCACAGTTTGACAGCTGTAGACCAGTGGAGGTCACAACACTTGACTTCAGTCCTTTTGGAGAACCCCTTTTCCTG GTTGGCTGCAGTGATGGAACAGTTCGATTACACTCTGTCCTGAGAGAAGATCCGTTGATGGAGTGGTCTGAATGTTCCAGTGGCGCTCCTATTATGTCAGTGCAGTGGTCTCAGACACGGCCAGCTGTGTTCTGTGTTCTGGATGCTGCCTCTGATCTTCTCATCTGGGACCTGACAGAGAAGGATTATGTGCCAGTCATCACTGAGAATATACACAATGACCG GGTAACAGCCATGGCAGTGTTTGGTGAGCCAGCCAAACAGAACACATTTTCTGGCATTGCGCTCGCCAAGCAGTCCGGAAAGGTGGAGATTCAGTATTTCAAGAAGTCACTTACAGTGCCTAGCGCCTCTGACAAAGAAAAACTTAATTCTGTTTTACATGATGCTTTTTTGATATGA